The DNA window CCGACCGAGGCTAGGTCGGGAAAGATCATGTCATCTAGAGTATCAAACGATACTGCGTGAAGTAAAACCCGCCCATTCCGAATAGCCAGTAAGTGATTGAACCGTACCCGTGTCCGCCGATGGAAGAGCAAAGGCTTGTGAGTTGCCCGTTCGAATTTGTACAACCTCCTGCAGGGGGTTGCGAGAAGGTGACTTGCACGGCCGGTACAAGAAAGAGGAACGCAAAAACGACTCCCACTCCGATGACTGCCGCCCTTGCCATGCGTCTCATGCCATAGGGTTTGCTTTGCGGAGCGTATAGCTCTAGCGTCAGAGGACGAGTTGTGTCGGCCAGGTCGAACGCTTATGTCCGTGTAAACTAATCTGTTTACACAGTTGGCCACCACCCAAGTCCAGGTCAGAATCCCAGAGGAACTCGTCAAGGAGCTCGACCGATGGATTTCCGAAGGCAGATTTGCGAGCCGCAGCGAGGCGGTGAAGACGATCATCGCCCTTTACAACGAGAGAGAGCG is part of the Candidatus Bathyarchaeia archaeon genome and encodes:
- a CDS encoding ribbon-helix-helix domain-containing protein, translating into MATTQVQVRIPEELVKELDRWISEGRFASRSEAVKTIIALYNERERTRRFYQGLLKQSDEARMHPESLIPLADVD